In Symmachiella dynata, the following are encoded in one genomic region:
- a CDS encoding replication initiator protein A, translated as MVGRRRPLGDQQPDLFAASFADIPVRDQRDTMERPFFSLAKRPRVAPIEYQVGDVWVEVSANPKFGMATIWDADILIWASTQITEALDRKLKPSRTIQFHPYNLLKSIRRTTGGADYVRLRAALERLTHTAVRTNIRADGKQKFASFHWLESWTETTNETTGEPLGMTLTLPDWLYSGIVKRGGVLTIHEDYFLLTGGIERWLYRVARKHAGRQEIGWRFTMRQLYAKSGSAARFSDFALDIRKAVQRNQLPEYELNSYRNPAGDEIVSFVHRSRLLISNPQFKWTRNPQRRYTQGSITES; from the coding sequence ATGGTCGGCCGCCGCAGACCTCTGGGAGATCAACAACCGGACCTGTTCGCCGCCAGCTTTGCCGATATTCCCGTGCGGGATCAACGGGATACAATGGAGCGACCCTTCTTCAGTCTGGCCAAGCGGCCCAGAGTGGCTCCCATCGAATATCAGGTCGGTGACGTCTGGGTGGAGGTGAGTGCCAATCCGAAGTTCGGCATGGCCACGATCTGGGATGCCGACATTTTGATTTGGGCTTCAACGCAGATTACCGAAGCTCTCGACCGGAAGCTGAAGCCGTCACGCACAATTCAATTTCATCCATATAATCTCCTGAAGTCAATCCGCCGCACGACCGGTGGAGCCGATTACGTCCGACTGCGAGCCGCGTTAGAGCGACTCACGCATACGGCCGTCCGCACGAACATCCGGGCCGACGGGAAACAGAAATTCGCTTCGTTCCATTGGCTCGAAAGCTGGACTGAGACCACCAATGAAACCACCGGTGAACCGCTGGGGATGACGCTGACCTTACCCGACTGGCTGTATAGCGGAATCGTCAAGCGGGGAGGGGTCCTCACGATCCACGAAGACTATTTCTTGCTTACCGGAGGGATCGAACGTTGGCTGTACCGCGTGGCTCGCAAACATGCCGGGCGGCAGGAGATCGGTTGGAGATTCACGATGCGGCAACTGTACGCCAAGTCCGGCTCGGCCGCCCGCTTCTCCGATTTCGCGCTGGACATTCGCAAAGCCGTCCAGCGAAATCAACTCCCCGAATATGAACTGAACAGCTACCGTAACCCAGCGGGGGACGAGATCGTCTCCTTTGTCCATCGTTCCCGTCTCTTGATCAGCAATCCCCAGTTCAAGTGGACACGCAACCCCCAGCGTCGCTATACGCAGGGCAGCATCACCGAATCGTAG
- a CDS encoding ISAs1 family transposase — MRKTQSVRIQDNFTELIDPRRREVTYPLINIVVIALCGVICGADDFVAIAKFGRTKRDWLAKFLDLSAGIPSHDRFNAVLAMIKPAQFEQCLLSWITALHDITDGQVVAIDGKTLRRSFDTASSKSAIHMVSAWATANQISLGQVVVDSKSNEITAIPKLLQILEISGSLVTIDAMGCQTEIAKEIVAQGADYCLAVKGNQPALYNGIVAFYNDHLSDDFARTQARRHRTTETGHGREEIRDYIICPVPEGLPDRARWPGLKAIGIAMSNTLRDGKECYEARYYILSRYLSAKRFAAAGRSHWGVENQLHWQLDVTFREDECRIRKGHADANYSILRRTALGLLKQESTAKVGIKNKRLTAGWDESYLEKVLLGT; from the coding sequence ATGCGCAAAACACAGTCCGTTCGTATTCAAGACAACTTCACCGAACTGATCGATCCGCGTCGCCGCGAGGTGACGTATCCGCTGATCAATATCGTCGTCATCGCCCTGTGCGGCGTGATCTGTGGCGCCGATGATTTTGTGGCCATCGCCAAATTTGGCCGCACCAAACGCGACTGGCTCGCCAAGTTCTTGGATCTCTCCGCCGGAATCCCTTCGCACGATCGTTTCAACGCCGTGTTGGCGATGATCAAACCGGCCCAGTTCGAGCAGTGTTTATTGAGTTGGATCACCGCTTTGCATGACATCACCGACGGGCAAGTCGTGGCGATTGACGGCAAGACCTTGCGACGCAGTTTCGACACAGCGAGTAGTAAGTCCGCGATTCACATGGTCAGCGCTTGGGCGACGGCCAATCAAATCAGCTTGGGCCAAGTGGTCGTCGACTCCAAGAGCAATGAGATCACAGCCATCCCCAAGCTGTTGCAGATTCTGGAAATCTCCGGTTCGCTGGTGACAATTGACGCGATGGGTTGCCAGACGGAAATCGCCAAGGAAATTGTCGCACAAGGCGCGGACTACTGTTTGGCGGTCAAGGGAAACCAGCCGGCGTTATACAACGGCATCGTGGCATTTTATAACGATCATTTATCGGATGACTTCGCTCGCACGCAGGCGCGTCGTCACCGCACGACGGAAACAGGGCACGGCCGGGAGGAGATTCGTGACTATATAATATGTCCCGTGCCCGAGGGGTTGCCGGATCGTGCGCGTTGGCCGGGACTGAAAGCGATCGGGATCGCGATGAGCAACACGCTACGCGATGGCAAGGAATGTTATGAAGCGCGTTATTATATACTCAGCAGGTACCTCAGTGCGAAGCGATTTGCCGCGGCGGGCCGCAGCCACTGGGGGGTTGAAAATCAACTGCACTGGCAGTTGGATGTGACATTCCGCGAAGACGAGTGCCGCATTCGCAAAGGGCACGCCGACGCCAATTATAGCATCCTCCGCCGCACCGCACTGGGGCTGTTGAAGCAGGAGTCCACCGCCAAGGTCGGTATCAAAAACAAACGGCTGACCGCTGGCTGGGACGAGAGCTACCTGGAGAAAGTCCTGCTGGGTACATAA